A window of the Loxodonta africana isolate mLoxAfr1 chromosome 3, mLoxAfr1.hap2, whole genome shotgun sequence genome harbors these coding sequences:
- the LOC135230804 gene encoding small proline-rich protein 2G-like, with the protein MSYQQQQCKQPCQPPPVVCPPKCPEPCPPPKCPEPCPPPKCPPQPCQQKCPPTQIYQPCQQKCPPKSK; encoded by the coding sequence ATGTCTTACCAACAGCAGCAGTGCAAGCAGCCCTGCCAACCACCTCCTGTGGTGTGCCCACCTAAGTGCCCTGAGCCATGTCCACCTCCAAAGTGCCCAGAGCCGTGTCCACCCCCAAAGTGCCCACCTCAGCCATGTCAGCAGAAATGCCCTCCTACGCAGATATACCAACCCTGCCAGCAGAAGTGTCCTCCTAAGAGCAAGTAA
- the LOC111751903 gene encoding small proline-rich protein 2G-like → MSYQQQQCKQPCQPPPVVCPPKCPEPCPPPKCPEPCPPPKCPPQPCQQKCPPTQIYQPCQQKCPPKSK, encoded by the coding sequence ATGTCTTACCAGCAGCAGCAGTGCAAGCAGCCCTGCCAACCACCTCCTGTGGTGTGCCCACCTAAGTGCCCTGAGCCATGTCCACCTCCAAAGTGCCCTGAGCCATGCCCACCCCCAAAGTGCCCACCTCAGCCATGTCAGCAGAAATGCCCTCCTACACAGATATACCAACCCTGTCAGCAGAAGTGTCCTCCTAAGAGCAAGTAA